In Granulicella arctica, one genomic interval encodes:
- a CDS encoding HAD-IA family hydrolase yields MLASIPSYRWTVVTSASESMMRSRLAVAGITAPQHAVGGDTVRFGKPNTEGYLRGAAILTRQPQDCLVIEDAPAGIRAGKAAGCSVLAVASSHRPEELQEADWIIASIDQIHIDIHPETATLNLNFPALLSHKP; encoded by the coding sequence TTGCTGGCTTCGATCCCGTCCTACCGCTGGACCGTTGTGACCTCGGCTTCTGAATCGATGATGCGGAGCCGGCTTGCTGTAGCTGGAATCACAGCACCACAGCACGCAGTCGGAGGCGATACTGTACGTTTCGGTAAACCAAACACGGAAGGATACCTGCGAGGAGCTGCCATCCTCACGCGACAGCCGCAGGATTGCCTCGTGATCGAGGATGCGCCGGCAGGGATTCGCGCGGGCAAGGCGGCAGGGTGTTCGGTGCTCGCCGTGGCATCTTCGCATCGTCCTGAGGAACTCCAGGAAGCAGATTGGATCATCGCGTCTATTGATCAGATCCACATCGACATCCACCCTGAAACTGCAACACTCAATCTCAATTTCCCAGCGCTTCTGAGTCACAAACCGTGA